The DNA segment GGCGCCTGTGCGTTGCACGGACTCGACCAGGACGCTGGTGGCGTGCGGCATCCCGGCGAGTGCGGCGAGGTCGGCCAGGCGCAGCCCCGACCAGTGCTGGTCGTCGGTGGACCAGCCCTCCACGCAGGCGATCGGCAGCCGGGCCGTGTGCTGGTCCATGGTGAGCAACTGGGCGTGGGTGTAGGTGAGTTTCCGTACTCCGTGGATCTCCAGGCGCCAGCCGGGGCCGATGTCGGAGGCCCTGATGCCGACGGCTGCCGCGCTCTTGTTGATCTGGAAGCCGTTCGGGCCCGGCCGGGGGTCGCGGTCGTGCGGGGCGAGCAGGGCGGTGCGGCGCAGGGAGCCGCCGATGCTCTGCCCGGCGGTCACGACGAGCAGGGCCAGCGATCCGGCGCCGACCAGTCCGAGCGCGCCGCGCCTGCTCATGGTCGGGCTGGCCGGTGCGGGGGCGACGAGCCCGTACGGGTCGGGCGGCTCCGGTGCGGTGTGCGCCGCGTCGGTGGCCAGGACCGAACGCAGGGTGCGGGAGCGCACCGCCCGCCACATCCGGCCCAGGCGCAGCACCGCGTGGGCGGCGAAGGCGGCCATGAACACCCACGCACCGTAGAAGTGCAGGGTGTAGAAGGAGCCGGGGAAGACGTAGTCGAGCTGGATGTTGAGCACGCCGGTGGCGAGTTCGAACAGGACACCGCCGACCAGCAGGATCAGCGAGAGGCGCTCCAGGGCGTGGGCGGGGCTGAGGGCGGGCGGCCAGGTGAAGAGCTTCGGGACGACCGACCACAGTTTGGCGAGCACCACCGGGATGAGGACGATCCCGAGGGTGACGTGGACGCCCTGGGTGAGGCGGTAGAGCCAGTACGGGTGGGTGGGCCAGGTGAACAGGTAGAAGCCCAGCAGCCCCTTGCCCGGGGTCTTGTCGTTGAGCACGCCGAGGCCCGGGTTGTAGGCGGCGTACGACAGCAGACCGGTGACGAACACGACCGTGATGCCGAACAGCAGGACCAGGCCGAGGACCGCCGTCAGCCACGGGCCGCGGATCGGACTGCGCCAGAACGCGGGACGGAACGGGCCGGGCGGAGCCGTACCGGCCAGGACCCGGGCCCGGCCGAGCAGCCGGCCGGCCCGCCGAGGGTCAGGCTCCGGCTCCGGCCGCCAAGGGGTGGCACCCGTCGCGGGCGGAACTGACCGGGGGGCACGCTCACCGTCGGTCCCGCCGTCACCGCGAGCGGGCCCGCCGTCACCGCTCCCGGTCACGGCCATCATCCGCCCGCGCCTCTGTCACAAGTTGCCCGATCATTCATCGATCTTCATGCCCAGCTGCCGGTCGCTCGGGCCTGCGTGGTCGACCGCGGGGAGACGTCAGCCGCACGGCCCAACGGCAGGGGCCATCTGCCGAAGTCAGAAGCCGCCCGTCAGCCACCCTCACGGAGAACAACCAGCGTGGTCGGCCCTGACTTCGCATCACAGTCCCGTCGTCGGTTCCCTCGGTCACGCAAAGGGGCGATACGGCAGCAACCCAGCCCCACGGGACGGACATCACCAGCTTCGAAGACTGCTGGGGTGTGCCGGAAGTACGCGGGGCGCCCCCCGATCTGGCGTCTCGCGTGGCGGTGAGACCCTTGGCCGGTGTTCTCATCCGATCAGGTGGGCGCCGTGTTCTTCGATGTCGATGGCACCCTCGTCCCGGGCACGAGTTCGTCGGTCTTTCTGGCTGGCTTCCTTGGCCATCGCGACGAGCTGTCCAAGGCCGAGGACGCCTACGCCGCCGGCGATCTGGACAATCGGCAAGTATCCGAGCTGGATGCCAGGGGCTGGGCGGGCGTGCTGGAAGAACAAGTCTCTGGCTGGCTCGATGGGCTTCCCCTGGTCGCGGGCATCACGGAGACCGTGGGCTGGTGCCGGAGGAACGGCTTGGTTCCCGTGCTGACAACTCTCGCCTGGTCGCCGGTCGGCAGCTACCTGACTGAGCGCTTCGGCTTCCACGCGTTCGGCGGACCTCGGCTGGAGACCACCGACAGCCGGTTCACGGGGCGCGTCGCCTGCCATTTCGACGAGTACGACAAACGAGATTTCGCCCTCGCGCAGGCCCGGGAACTGGGGTTGGCCCCCGGATCGTGCGGGGCCGTCGGAGACAGCCGCTCCGACCTGCCCCTGTTCGCTTCAGTCGGGCTGAGCGTGGCGTTCAATGCCTCGGCAGGAGCGCGGGCGGCGGCGACCGTCACGGTGGACGGCGGCGACCTACGAGGCGTGCTCCCCGCCTTGAGCCACCTGGTCACAGCCGGTCGGTGATGAGGGGACCCGCGACGTCATACCCCCCAGATCCGGGACAGGAACTGTTCAGTCGGCGACTGTGAGGGACGCGGCCGGGGCACCGCGTCGCGTGACTGCCCACAGGAGGAGCGCGAGAAGGCTGATCCCAGCGCCCAGAGCACACACGGCTGTCCAGCCTGCCACCGCGTAGAGAGTGGTCGCGGCGACGGCGCCGGAGGCGCTGCCGACCGAATAGAAGACCATGTAACCGCCGATCAGCCGGCTCCCCGCCTCCGGGTGCAGTGCGTAGATCAGGGTCTGGTTGGTGACGTGGACCGCCTGCACGGCGAGATCGAGGACGATCACGCCGACGGCCAGCGCCCAGAGCGAATGCCGGGTGAAGGCCAGGGGCAGCCAGGAGACAGTCAGCAGGGCCAGACCGACGCCAGTGGTCCATTGCGAGAAGCCGCGGTCGTTCAGTCGGCCGGCCGCGGTGGCGGCGAGGGCGCCTACGGCTCCGGCCAGTCCGAACGCTCCGATTTCGGTGTGGGACAAGGAGAGCGGGGGTGCGCTGAGCGGCAGCGCGACACTGCTCCACAGAGTGCTGAAAGCGGCGAAGATCAGAAGTGCGAGCAGGGCCCGCACCCGAAGGAGGCGCTCGCGCGCGAACAGCGTGAGAGTGGAGCGCAGAAGTTGCCCGTACCCCGTCGCCGCGGCCTTGGCACTGCTGCGGGGCGGCAGCAGGCGGGAGAGCGCCAGAGCGAGTACGCAGGCGAGGGCCGCGGAAGAGAGGTAGACGGAGCGCCAGCCGGCGAGGTCGGCCAAAAGGCCGGATACGGTGCGGGCGAGCAGGATGCCGGTGACCACACCGCTGGTCACCAGGCCGACGACTTGTCCGCGCTCCTCGGGCAGGGCGAGGGATGCGGCGAAGGCCACCAGCGTCTGGGTGACCACCGCGAGCAGCCCGACGATCGTGAGCCCCACAAGCAGGAGGGCTGCGCTGACTGCGGTGCCGACTGCCGTCAACGCCATGGCCAGGAGGAGGAGTTGGGCCACGACCAGCCGTCTGCGGTCGAGCAGGTCGCCCAGTGGTACGAGAAAGAAGAGCCCCAGCCCGTAACCGACCTGAGTGAGGGTCACGACGGCGCCCACCGTCGCTGTGCCGATCGAGAAGTCGCGGCCCAGTGTTACCAGCAGTGGCTGCGCGAAGTAGACGTTGGCCACGGCTGTTCCACAGGCTGTGGCGAAGAGCAGCGTGACTCCTCCGGACAGTTTGTACCTGGACGTCCCCGCGCTCAGCCCGGTGGCCCCTGCTGTCATAACCCCGCGATCTCTCCTCACACGAAGCCCCTTCACCATCGGTTTCATCTTGCTACCAGATGGAACGTAGCCCTACCTGGTAGCATCTTGCAACCAATATGGTGAGGGAGGGCGACATGGTGGAGCGGACACGCTTCCATGACAGCGACTGTCCCGTCGCGCGTTCAGTCGACACGATTGGCGACTGGTGGTCTCTGCTGATCGTGCGGGACGCCTTTGACGGCAGCCGCCGCTTCGGGGAGTTCCAACGCAGTCTCGGCGTGGCGAAGAACATCCTTGCTGCGCGCCTGCGTTCCCTGGTCGCCGCCGGAGTCCTCGACGCTGTTCCCGCCTCGGACGGCAGCGCTTACCACGAGTACGTACTGACACCGAAAGGCCAGGGCCTCTTCCCTGTCATCGTCGCGCTGCGACAGTGGGGCGAACAGAACCTCTTCGCCCCCGAGGAGTCGCACTCGGAGATGATTGACCGCCGACAGGGGCGTCCTTTGCGTGCACTGGAGGTCTACTCCGCGGACGGGCAACGACTCGATGCCGACGACACCACCGTCAACAAGGTCAGCTGACCGGTACGCCCGAAGGTCCGCGAAGAGCATCCGGCTCGGCTGACTGTTTCGCCGGCGCCGCCGAGGCGGTGGGCGGCGGCTGCCGTGGCTGGACCGGACAGGACCCAGGTTGCTCGCGGCGACTCCGCCCAGTGGGCTAAGGTCTGCGGCTATGAATACCGGGACGGCCTCGCGCCACACACGGATTGGCTACCCGGCACTCCTCTGAGTGCTGTACGGGCCGGTGCGGTCCCCCTGTTGGACAGAGAGGCTTGCGCTGCTGCGCGGGCTCCACCTTCTGTCGTGTTGATCTCAGCTCGATACATCAACCACGACAGGAGACTTCATGCCCATCAAGACGCTGCAGATTCCCACCCCGGACGGTCAGGCCGACGCTTTCGCCGCGTTTCCCGATGGTGGCGGGCGGTGCCCAGGGGTGCTGATGTACGCGGATGGCTTCGGCATCCGGCCCGTGCTGCGGGAGATGGCCCGCGAGCTGGCCGACCACGGGTACTACGTGCTCGTCCCCAACTTCTTCTACCGGCACGGCCCGGCGCCGGTGATCACACTTCCCGACTACATCGGAGAAGACAGCCGGTCCGAAGTCTTCGCCCGGCTGATGCCGCTGATCGAGGCCCACACCGCCGACCGCGCCCTGCGTGACGCCGATGCCTACCTCAGGTTTCTCACCACCCAGCCCGAGGTCGCCGCCGGGCCGGTCGCGGTGACCGGCTACTGCATAGGCGGCCTCCTGGCCATGCGCACCGCAGCGGCCCACCCCGGCCAGGTCGCCGCCATCGCCGCATTCCACGCTCCCGTGGGCGCGGACGGACCCGACACCCTCAGCGAGATCACCGCCCAGGTCCACTTCGGCCACGCCGAAAGCGATCTGACTCCCGAGGCCCTCGGCGAGCTCAACCGCGCCCTGGACGCCGCGAAGGTCGACTACACCTCCGAGATCTACCCCGGCACCGTCCACGGATTCACCATGGCCGACACCGACACCTTCGACCCCGCCGGACTGCAGCATCACTGGGACCGCCTGCTCCCCCTCCTCGACCGCGCACTCGGGCCTGTCCCACGGATCTTGTGACCATCCCGGTCCCGGTCCCGGTCTCCATCTCGGTCTCGATCTCGGTTCGTGGCATGGCCATGGGGCGGGAGCGTTGGCGATCAGGAAGTAGCGCCAGCAGTCCGCGGGCAGCGTCTCCAGCGCTGCGTCGGTGAAGATGCCCCGCTTCTGGGAGGTGGAGAACTTACCGCCGTAGTACGTCAGCCAGTTGAAGCCCTTGACGACGTCGACCTTCTTCCACGGTTCGCGGACGCCGAGCTCGGTGGCGGGGAACATCACCGTGTGGAAGGGGACGTTGTCCTTGGCCATGAACTGCGTGTAGCGCACGGTGTCGTCGGCCTCGTACCACCACGACTTCCAGTCGCGCGCCTCGCCCGGGGCAGCGTCCGACCACTCCTTCGTCGCGCCGATGTACTCGATCGGGGCGTCGAACCAGACGTAGAAGACCTTGCCCTCGGCCGCGAGCTCCGGCCAGGTGTCGGACGGAACCGGGACGCCCCAGTCCAGATCACGGGTGATCGCCCGGTCGAGCAGGAACAGGTGCGCAGGAACAGGTGCTTGGTCTCGCGGACCTCCAGCTCGGTGGAGCCGCTGATCGCCGAGCGCGGGGCGATCAGGTCGGTCGGGTCCAGGACGCGGGTGCGGTTCTCGCACTGGTCACCGCGGGCCTTGTCGTAGCCGCAGTGCGGGCAGGTGCCCTCGACGTACCGGTCCGGCAGGAAGCGGCCGTCGACCGGCGAGTACACCTGGCCAGCCGCTCAGCCGGTTCGCACGGGGCGACGACCGGTACCTGCAGACCGCCGCAACTGTAGGGCACCCGGACGCCGTCGCCGCGAGCCGTTTACCCCTCGGACACCCGGGACGAAGGCTCACAAACGCACTCGGCCGTCCGGGACAGGCGGCCAAGCTAGTCCCGTACGGCCGAGGCGGTCCTCATGTTAGGGCCCGCGCCGTGACGGGCCCGCCCGTAGGAGATCAGTCGGAGGGCCCCCGATCGTGGATGAGCTGTTGGATCGCGGCCAGGATTCCCGCCGTCGCGCCGGGCTCGGCTGCAAGTGCTGCCAGGGATACGGACGGCCACCCCGTAAAGCCTTCCTCCCGCTGCTCGGGGATTTCCTTTCGCGGGCCGCCGACTGCCGGGAGGCGGTTCGCGAACGCCGCAGCCGCCTCCACACCCAGATGGTTGGTGATCGATCCGAGGCTGAAGGCGAACTCCTCCTTTGCCGGCGCGCCACCAGCGTCGGAACAGCGGGCGCGAGGCCTGCGCGCTACGACAGCCTGCCGGGCGCGCTGTTCCTGGACGCCGAGCGGCTCTGTCTCCAGGCACCCACCGGTAGAAGTCGATCAATGGGATTTCGCGGATTTCGGCAGGTGTCCCTGCCGGTCACCGTGATGACGCCCGTCCGTCCAGGTCTGACCCGTACGCACGCCGCACCGTCCGGTACCGGTCCCTCCCCTCGTGGGGACCGGTACCGGACGTCGGCGGCTCGGTCTGCGCCGGATCGGTGCAAGGCGGCGCAGATCGAGGAAGGGCGGACCCGTGGTCGGTGCGGCAGCGGTCCGGATGGGGCCCGCTCCACGGATCTCGCAAGCTCAGCCGGCGAGACAGCAGGTGCCTGTTCGTAGCTACGGTGAAATTTGACCGAGAACATGCGGCGTCATGACGGGTCTCTCCGAGCGCTGAGCAGGTGGACGATCCGGGCGTAGCCCGGGTGGTGCGCTACTACGTCGTGATCCTGCCAGTTGAGGCCCCCGACGGGGGCGATCCGGCGTCCGGGCCGACGACTCTCCGCAGGTCAGCCAGATAGGCTGAGTTTTCCGGTCCGGACGTCCAGGTGCGGGGGAAGTAAGGGGTGGACACCTTGAGTTCCGACTCAGGGGCACGCACAGCCTTGGCGGAGCGTCTCGCGCTGCTGTACAAGGAGGCCGGCAACCCTCCCCTCAAGAGCGTGTCCGAGGCGGTCGTCCGGCTTCAGCGGGTCGACGAACGCGGTCGGCACGTGCGGGTGTCCGCCCAGCGGATCAGCGACTGGCGGCGCGCCAGGAACGTGCCTGCCCAGTTCGTCGCCCTCGCAGCGGTACTGCACGTACTGATCCCCCAGGCCCGTCGTTCGCAGCCCGCGCCCGTTTCCGCGGGCCTGTACGACCTGGCCCAGTGGCAGCGTCTGTGGGAGCGGGCGCTGGCCGATCCGGTCGGCGACCACCCCGCGGCATCTCCGGAGGAGAGGCAACGCCCTCCGGGTGAAGCCCCGGACGTACCCGGTGGCGTATGTCCCTACCGGGGGCTGGCTCCGTACCGGGAGCAGGACTCCCGGTGGTTCTTCGGCCGGGAGCGGAGCAAGGACGCCCTCGCCGCTCAGCTCCGGGCGGCGGAGAGGACCGGCGGCCTGGTCATGCTCGTCGGCGCTTCGGGGTCGGGGAAGTCCTCCCTGCTGAACGCCGGCTTGGTGCCCGCCTTGCAGAGCGGCGCCCCGGGCAGCGGTGGCAGCACGGCGGGGAAGGTGCTCCAGCTGGTGCCGGGAGGCGATCCTCTCTCGGAGCTGATCCGCCGGATCCCTGAGCTCGCGGACGCCGTCCCGGCCTCGGCGGAAGCAGCGGAGGCGGAACCCGAACCCGGTACGGGCCGGTTCGCGCAGGCGGCGCGGGAAGCCATCACGGCGTGGGCGCGCCGTGAGACGCCCTCCCCCGCTGAGACGCCCTCCCCCACCGGGACGCCCTCGTCGTCCCCCGCTCGGCCGGTCATCATCGTGGACCAGTTCGAGGAGGCGTTCACCCTCTGCTCCGACGAGCAGAACAGGCTCGCCTTCATCCAGCTCCTCCATGCCGTGTGCACGCCCGCCGGGCCGGACGACCCCGCTCCCGTGCTCGTAGTGCTCGGCATACGCGCCGACTTCTACGAGCAGTGCCTCGGGTATCCCGAACTGGCCGACGCGCTGCAGCACCGGCACATGGTGCTCGGGCCGCTCACCACCGCGGAGTTGCGCGAAGCGGTGACGTGCCCGGCCAAGGCCGTGGGCCTGGAACTCGAACCGGGGCTGGCGGAGCTGATCGTCCGGGACGTGAGCGCTGACGGCCCCCGCGGGACGCACGCGGGGGTACTGCCACTCCTCTCCCACGCCTTGCTCGCCACCTGGCAGCGGCGGACGGCCGGCCGGCTGACGCTGGCCGGCTACAGCGCGGCGGGCGGAATCCAGGGGGCGGTGGCGGCGACCGCGGAGCGCGCCTGGTCCAGCCTCGGCCCGGCGGCGCGCACCGCCGCGCGGCTCCTCCTCCTCAGGCTGGTCCGGCTCGGTGAGGACACCCAGGCGACCCGGCGGCGGGAGACCCGGCGCCAACTGGCGGACGAGTCGACGGACCCCGACCGGACGGAGGAATCGCTCGAAGCGCTGGTCCACGCCCGGTTGGTGACGCTCGACGCGGAGACCGTGGAGATCACCCACGAAGCGCTGCTGCACGCCTGGCCGCGCCTGCGGGACTGGATCGACGAGGACCGGAACGACAACCTGCTCCGCCAGCAGCTGGAGGAGGACAGCAGGGCCTGGGAGGCCACCCATCGCGACACGTCGCTGCTCTACCGGGGGTCCCGTCTGGAGCAGACCCGCAGCTGGGCCACATCGGCCGGTGACACCTTCCTGACCCGGAGCGCGGTGGATTTCCTGGCTGCTTCGGCCAGACTGCGCAAGCGCACGGTCTGGATCAGCCGTAGCGCGGTGTCGGCCCTCGTCGTCCTGGCGATGCTGGCTGTCGGTTCGGCGGTGCTCGCGTGGCAGCAGCGGGACGATGCCGTGTTCGAGCAGGTGGTCGCCGAGGCCGATCGCGCCCAGTACACGGACCCGTCGCTGGCCGCTCAACTCGATCTCGTGGCTCACCGTTTGCGGCCGGACGACGAGGCCACCAACAACCGGCTGATCTCGATCGTCAACGCGCCGCTGGCCACGCCGCTCCTCGGCCACACCGGCGCCGTCTACCTCACCTCGTACAGTCCGAACGGGCGGGTACTGGCCACTGCCAGCTACGACCGGACGATCCGGCTGTGGGACGTGAGCGACCCGACCCACCCCGAACAGCTCGGCAGGCCGCTCACCGGCCACACGAGCTGGGTGAGCAGCGCCGTCTTCAGTCCGGACGGCCGCACACTCGCCAGCACTTCGGACGACGGCACGATCCGCCTGTGGAACGTACGGGATCCCCGCCACCCGAAGCCGCTCGGCCCACCGCTGACCGGCCATGGCGGCACGGCGTACCTCCTCGCCTTCAGCCCCGACGGGCACACCCTGGCCTCGGCCAACGAAGATCACACCGTGCGGCTCTGGGACGTGGACGACCCGGGCCGGCCGAAGGCGATCGGTCCCCTGACCGGCCACACCGCCGCCGTGCGTTCAGTGGCGTTCAGTCCCGACGGACGGACCCTGGCAGCCGGCGGCGACGACGGCACGATCCGGCTGTGGAACATGGCTGACCCCCATCGTCCGGACCCGATACGCCGGGTCCTGACCGGCCACACGGGCACGGTGCACTCCGTGGCTTTCAGCCCTGACGGCCGCACGCTCGCCAGCGGCGGCACCGACGAGACCATCCGGCTCTGGAACGTGACCGACCCCCGTCGTGCCACCGAACTCGGCACGCCTCTGACCGGCCACACCGGCCCCGTGTGGTCGGTGGCCTTCAGCCCCGACGGAACCAGGCTCGCCGCGGGCAGCGCCGACAGCACGGCGAGCCTGTGGAACGTCAGCAACCCCGCCTACCCGTCACAGGTCGGCGAGCCCCTCGCCGGCAGCAGCGGCGAGATGTACGCCGTCGGCTTCAGTCCCGACGGACGGACTCTCGCCACCGGGAGCGGCGACAACAAGGCCCGGCTCTGGTCGATCCCGACGTCGGACATGACGGGGAGAATCGGATCGTTCCGCCCGGACGGCAAGGTGCTCGCCACGGCCGCGCGCGACGAGAAGGTACGGCTGTGGGACGTGAGGTCGCCCAACCGGCCGGCGTTGCTGGGCAAACCGTTCATGCCAGGGAAGGGGGACCCGCGTTCGCTCCTCTTCTCCCCCGACGGCCACACGCTCGCGGTGCTGACCGGAAGCCGCGCGGTGCAGTTGTGGAACGTGAGCGACCCGGCCCGGCCTGTCCCCTACGGTCCGCCCGTCGCGCTGCGGACCCGCTTCGCGGGCCCCGACGCCCTGACGTTCAGCCCGGACGGGGCCACGCTGGCAACCGCCCTCGACGACCGCACCATACGGTTGTGGGACGTCAGCGATCCCTCGCGCCTTCGTCCGCTCGGTGCGCCGCTCACCGGTCAGAAGGGCTACGTCAACACCTTCATCTTCAGTCCGGACGGGCGGACTCTCGCCGGCGGCAGTGCCGACGGCACCATCCGGCTCTGGAACGTGACCGACCCACGTCATGCCGCCCGGATCGGCACGCCTCTCAAGGGCCACCTGGGCCCCGTCAACGCGCTCGCCTACAGCCCGGACGGTCGCACTCTGGCCAGCGGCAGCGACGACGGCACGGTCAGACTCTGGAACGTCACGGCCCCTCGCAGGGCGACCCAGCTGGGCTCCACTCTCACGGGCCACACCGAAGCGGTCGTGTCGCTGACGTTCAGCCGCAGCGGGCGCACCCTGGCGAGCGGCGGAAACGACGACACGGTCAGGCTCTGGAACGTCACCCACCCGGCGGAGGCCACTCCTATCGGCCAATCGCTGAGCCCGAATGCCAAGACCGGCAATTTCCTGTCGTTCAGCCCCAACAGCCACATGCTGGGGGTGTCGAGCGGCGCCGATACCGTCCGGTTGTGGAACCTGGATGCCGACAAGGCGATCAGTCGCATTTGCTCGGCCACGCGGGGTGTCCTGACGCCGGAAAAATGGCACGAGTATCTGCCTCGCCTGTCGTACGACCCTCCGTGCGGTCAGTAACGGCTTCGAGGCCCGGCCCGGCCCGGAGCGTGCCGGGTGCACCTCACGGCGCCTCGCGTGATATCGATCACAACTCCCCACTGTGGCCAAGCAGTTATCCCGCCGCACCATCACCCGGGTTAGTGTTGGGAACAGCCCGGTCGCTGGTGCATCCCCCGTCGCCAGCGGCCGGGCTCTTCCATGGCGTGCGGATGCCGGGCATCCCGTCCCTCCAGGCTCTTCGATATACAGCGGAGCAGCCGGCAGTCGGTCCGCATTCAGGCCAGAATTCGGGCCGGGGAATACCAAAGGGGCCACCCCCCGTACGGATTCCCCTTTCTCACGCTTTCCCCCGGCCCGGTATCGACGACCACCGCACGTCGCCGGGGCCTCGATTCGTACGCATTCCTCAGACTCTCCGCGCCTGTCCCACTCGTCAAGACCTCTTGAGGAGTCATAGGGTGAGGTCATCGTGTCAAGGAGGCGGTGACCACCAGTGGCGAAGGCGTACGAGCGCATCGCGGATGAGCTCAGGCAGTCCATCCGCGCAGGCCGGCTGAGGCCCGGCGACCGATTGCCCGCGGAGACGAAGCTCGCGGAACAGACCGGACGGAGCGTGCCGACGGTACGGGATGCCCTGCGCCTCCTTCAGGCTGAAGGGCTGGTCGAGAAGGTGCACGGCCGCGGCAACTTCGTCCGTCGCGCTCGCACGCGGGTGCAGCGCGCCAACTCCCGTCACCAGTGGGAGAAGGACCGGGCACGCCAGCCCGCGGAGAAGCGGGCGCGGACCGGGGTGGCCGAGCACGACACGGGACTGACGGTCGACGACCTCGTCTTCCATGCCGCGTACCGCGAGATCACGGCGAACGCGGACATCGCGGAGGCGTTCGGGGTCGCGGAGGGGACCGAGCTCATCGAGCGGTCCTACCGGACGCGGTACAGCGCGGAGCGTGCGCCGTTCAACCTGGTGACCTCTCATCTCGTCCGCGACATGGTCGCGGCCAACCCGGATCTGCTGGATGAGACGAAGGAGCCCTGGCCGGGGGGTACCTGGAACCAGCTTTCCACCGTGGGCATCGAGATCGACCGTATCGAGGAACGGGTCACCGCCCGGCCTCCCACCGCGGAAGAGACGGAAGAACTGGACCTCCCGCCCGGCACGGCCGTCGTCGTCCTCCGCAAGACGTCGTTCGACACCGACGGCCGTGCCGTGGAGGTGTCGTACAGCACGCTGCCCGGCGACCGCACGGAAATGCTCTTCACCACTCACTTGGAAAGGTGGTGAGTGCCGTGCGCCGGCGCATCATCATCGTCACCGCCGTCCACGCCCCGTCGGCCCCGTTCCTGGCAGAGGCCTACACGTCACTGTGCGCGCAGGAGCTGCCCGGGGGATGGGACTGGCACTGGGTGATCCAGGAAGACGGCATGAGCTCCGATGTCGCCCCGCAGGTGCCCGCCGACGAGCGGGTGACGTTCCGGCAGGGCCGGGCCGGGGG comes from the Streptomyces sp. NBC_01471 genome and includes:
- a CDS encoding GntR family transcriptional regulator yields the protein MAKAYERIADELRQSIRAGRLRPGDRLPAETKLAEQTGRSVPTVRDALRLLQAEGLVEKVHGRGNFVRRARTRVQRANSRHQWEKDRARQPAEKRARTGVAEHDTGLTVDDLVFHAAYREITANADIAEAFGVAEGTELIERSYRTRYSAERAPFNLVTSHLVRDMVAANPDLLDETKEPWPGGTWNQLSTVGIEIDRIEERVTARPPTAEETEELDLPPGTAVVVLRKTSFDTDGRAVEVSYSTLPGDRTEMLFTTHLERW